From a single Cyclobacterium marinum DSM 745 genomic region:
- a CDS encoding plasmid mobilization protein, with translation MKDTQENKTHKITFRLKAQEAKFLDDFAGSAGISRSDTLRNLIRKIQGDASIIKTDKLLNTLSDLAAEQGRVNNNINQLARHANQYSKVSDLDPKVFVRFNTLLNRHLDFQEDMNRTFRKIYKSIS, from the coding sequence ATGAAAGATACCCAGGAAAATAAAACACACAAAATCACCTTTAGGCTTAAAGCGCAGGAGGCAAAATTCCTGGATGATTTTGCTGGGAGTGCAGGGATTTCCAGAAGCGATACGCTCAGGAACCTGATCCGGAAAATCCAGGGAGATGCATCCATTATCAAGACAGATAAATTGCTTAATACCCTGTCTGACCTTGCAGCCGAACAGGGCCGGGTAAACAACAATATCAATCAATTGGCCAGGCATGCCAATCAATATTCCAAGGTAAGTGACCTGGACCCTAAGGTATTTGTAAGATTTAATACGCTTCTAAACCGGCACCTTGACTTTCAGGAGGACATGAACAGGACTTTCCGAAAAATCTATAAATCCATCAGCTGA
- a CDS encoding transposase domain-containing protein, with protein sequence MAAGMYSFMASCKNNNVNEFEWLKDVFERIQSHKQKVLYQLLPLDWEEYRIKA encoded by the coding sequence ATGGCTGCAGGCATGTATTCTTTCATGGCCAGCTGCAAGAATAACAATGTCAATGAGTTTGAGTGGCTGAAAGATGTCTTTGAAAGGATCCAGTCCCACAAACAAAAAGTTCTCTACCAGCTCCTTCCCTTGGACTGGGAGGAATATAGAATTAAGGCCTGA
- a CDS encoding transposase: MKIVKHYSDDFKKKVVRHYLNSDDSMRTTAVKFNLAVSASVSQWLPKFGPESKSPIMDQSPKKHQNPLIDTPEIMARRLKKLEEVLERERLNTLAANMVIDRNQAVNVHIPT, translated from the coding sequence ATGAAAATAGTAAAGCACTATTCGGACGATTTTAAAAAAAAGGTTGTTCGGCATTATCTGAACTCTGATGACAGCATGAGAACCACCGCTGTTAAATTTAATTTAGCGGTTTCTGCTTCCGTTAGCCAGTGGCTCCCTAAATTTGGACCAGAATCCAAATCACCCATTATGGACCAATCCCCTAAAAAGCACCAAAATCCACTAATTGATACACCAGAAATTATGGCCCGTAGGTTAAAGAAACTGGAAGAAGTTTTGGAAAGAGAGCGTTTAAATACCCTGGCAGCTAACATGGTAATTGACAGGAACCAAGCAGTCAATGTACATATACCTACATAA
- a CDS encoding efflux RND transporter permease subunit, producing MLNKILSISLHNRLLVLFGAVVLSVTGLYLARTMNVDVFPDLTAPTVTILTEAHGMESEEVEKLVTYQLETAMNGSPNVRRIRSSSAAGISIVWVEFDWGTDIYRARQIVSERIPMVQENLPEGVSTPTMAPISSIMGEIMLLGVTSDSLSPMELRTLADWTIRPRIKSIGGIANVVVIGGDYKQYQVFANPEKLKYYDVTLGELLEKVRASNMNAPGGVMNEFGNQYIIKGSGRAYAVEDLEEAVLKQVNGQSIKIKDVATVQIGAADKIGDGSLNASSAVILTVSKQPDVNTLELTESLDEAIADLQNTLPAGVEIKSEIFRQSNFIDASISNLNQTLLEGAFFVVLVLFIFLMNWRTTVISLFAIPISLLVSVIVLKLLGYTINTMSLGGMAIAIGALVDDAIIDVENVFKRLRENVRKPVEERQSVLQVVQDASVEIRSSIIIATLIIIVSFIPLFFLSGMEGRLLQPLGIAFITSVLTSLIVAVTVTPVLCSYLLKNSKVLEKQAEGTKVERWLQKHYSGFLRRALEIPKWIIGLTAGAFILSLILFAQLGRSFLPEFNEGSLVISVVGIPGMSLVESNKTGLLVEQLLLDMPEVDVVTRRTGRAELDEHAQGVNAAEIDVPFVLSDKSKEEFFEEVRTKLSVVPGASITLGQPIAHRIDHMLSGTRANIAVKVFGSDLQRLFELGKNIETSIKPIEGIADVAVDQQVEVPQLRITPNRQLLAANGMTVYQLMEQVDIAFAGEKAGEIYEGQQYFDLVVRFRAESRSTRASIEQALISLPGGGQIPLDQLANISSVSSPNTISRENVQRKIVIAANVQGRDLRSVVNDIQQIIGDEIQLPDGYRVEYDGQFESEAKASQLLLITAGMAILIIFLLLYYEFQDIKLSFVVLLNLPLALIGGILIVYFTSGVISIAATIGFISLFGIATRNGILLVSRYEDLRKEGKGGDELLLEGAMDRLNPILMTAFTTGLALIPLALKGGEAGNEIQSPMAVVILGGLLSATLLNLFVIPCVYELVNKRKSIV from the coding sequence ATGCTAAATAAAATATTATCTATTTCACTTCACAATAGATTATTGGTGCTCTTTGGTGCTGTGGTACTAAGTGTCACAGGCTTGTATCTTGCACGGACGATGAATGTGGATGTGTTTCCTGATCTGACGGCACCGACTGTGACGATCTTGACGGAAGCACATGGGATGGAATCAGAAGAAGTAGAAAAACTGGTTACTTACCAGTTGGAGACCGCAATGAACGGATCTCCCAATGTCAGAAGAATTCGTTCTTCATCGGCTGCGGGAATATCGATCGTGTGGGTAGAATTTGACTGGGGTACCGATATCTATCGTGCCCGGCAGATTGTGAGTGAACGAATTCCTATGGTTCAAGAAAATTTACCCGAGGGAGTAAGTACTCCGACAATGGCACCTATCTCATCTATAATGGGTGAAATCATGCTTTTGGGAGTGACCTCGGATAGCCTTTCTCCCATGGAGTTACGGACCCTAGCTGATTGGACCATCCGCCCACGGATTAAATCCATTGGAGGGATAGCAAATGTGGTAGTGATAGGCGGTGATTATAAGCAATATCAAGTTTTCGCCAACCCTGAAAAGCTAAAATATTACGATGTAACGCTGGGGGAATTATTGGAAAAAGTAAGGGCTTCCAATATGAATGCTCCGGGAGGCGTAATGAATGAATTTGGAAATCAATACATCATCAAAGGAAGTGGCAGGGCATATGCTGTGGAAGACTTGGAAGAGGCAGTATTGAAACAAGTAAACGGACAATCCATCAAAATAAAGGATGTTGCGACCGTGCAGATCGGGGCAGCGGACAAAATCGGAGACGGTTCTTTGAATGCATCTTCGGCTGTGATTTTAACTGTATCTAAGCAACCGGATGTAAACACCCTGGAGCTTACGGAAAGCCTAGATGAGGCAATCGCGGATTTGCAAAATACGCTTCCGGCAGGTGTGGAAATCAAAAGCGAGATCTTTAGGCAATCAAATTTTATTGATGCTTCTATTTCTAATCTGAACCAAACTTTACTTGAGGGTGCATTTTTCGTGGTGCTTGTGCTTTTTATCTTCTTGATGAATTGGCGCACTACGGTAATCTCATTATTTGCCATCCCAATTTCCCTGCTGGTATCTGTAATTGTACTTAAGCTTTTAGGCTATACAATCAATACCATGAGTCTGGGGGGTATGGCCATTGCCATAGGTGCTTTGGTGGATGATGCGATTATTGATGTGGAGAATGTTTTCAAGAGATTGAGAGAGAATGTACGTAAGCCTGTTGAAGAGAGGCAGTCAGTACTTCAAGTAGTTCAGGATGCTTCGGTCGAAATTAGGAGCTCGATCATTATTGCTACGCTGATTATCATCGTTTCATTTATTCCACTTTTCTTTTTAAGTGGTATGGAAGGACGGTTATTACAACCTCTGGGAATTGCTTTTATTACCTCGGTATTGACTTCATTGATCGTAGCGGTGACGGTGACGCCTGTACTTTGTTCTTACTTGCTGAAAAATAGTAAGGTACTTGAGAAGCAAGCTGAAGGAACCAAAGTAGAACGTTGGTTACAGAAGCATTATTCAGGATTCTTACGAAGAGCACTGGAAATCCCCAAATGGATCATCGGTCTAACAGCTGGGGCATTTATACTAAGCTTAATCCTTTTCGCACAGCTTGGGCGAAGCTTCCTTCCAGAGTTTAACGAGGGCTCGTTAGTGATCAGTGTCGTAGGTATTCCCGGAATGTCCTTGGTGGAAAGTAACAAGACAGGATTGCTGGTAGAGCAGTTGCTTTTGGACATGCCCGAGGTAGACGTTGTTACCAGAAGAACGGGTCGGGCAGAGCTGGATGAGCATGCTCAGGGTGTAAATGCCGCTGAAATCGACGTTCCGTTTGTACTTTCTGATAAATCCAAAGAGGAGTTTTTCGAAGAGGTGCGAACCAAACTGAGTGTAGTTCCAGGCGCAAGTATAACACTTGGCCAACCCATTGCGCACCGGATTGATCACATGCTCTCTGGTACAAGGGCCAACATTGCTGTCAAAGTCTTTGGGTCTGACCTACAGCGATTGTTTGAACTAGGCAAAAATATCGAAACGAGCATCAAACCAATTGAAGGGATAGCTGATGTTGCTGTAGATCAGCAAGTAGAGGTTCCTCAACTGAGGATCACTCCGAATCGTCAATTACTGGCAGCCAACGGGATGACAGTGTATCAATTGATGGAGCAGGTTGATATTGCCTTTGCAGGTGAAAAAGCAGGTGAAATTTATGAAGGACAACAGTATTTTGACCTAGTTGTAAGGTTCAGAGCTGAATCCAGAAGTACAAGAGCAAGCATCGAACAGGCATTGATTTCTCTTCCCGGCGGAGGCCAGATACCGCTCGATCAGCTCGCAAATATAAGCTCTGTAAGTAGCCCAAATACCATAAGTAGAGAAAACGTGCAACGAAAAATTGTAATTGCAGCAAATGTTCAAGGAAGGGATCTTCGAAGTGTTGTCAATGATATCCAGCAAATCATCGGAGATGAGATTCAGCTCCCTGATGGATATCGGGTAGAATATGACGGACAGTTTGAGAGTGAGGCCAAAGCATCTCAGCTACTGTTAATCACAGCAGGTATGGCTATTCTGATTATTTTCCTTTTGCTGTATTACGAGTTTCAGGACATCAAGCTTTCCTTTGTGGTATTACTTAATTTACCTTTGGCTCTGATTGGAGGAATTCTGATCGTCTATTTTACCTCCGGAGTAATTAGCATCGCAGCTACAATTGGTTTTATCAGTTTATTCGGAATCGCAACAAGAAACGGAATTCTACTTGTTTCACGTTATGAAGATCTTAGGAAAGAAGGGAAAGGCGGAGACGAACTCCTGCTTGAAGGTGCCATGGATCGGCTTAACCCAATTCTGATGACAGCATTTACTACAGGTCTGGCTTTGATTCCATTAGCACTCAAAGGAGGAGAGGCCGGAAATGAGATTCAGAGCCCTATGGCGGTCGTAATTTTGGGAGGATTGCTTTCTGCCACTTTACTTAATCTATTTGTCATACCATGTGTGTATGAGTTAGTAAACAAGCGAAAATCTATTGTTTAA
- a CDS encoding matrixin family metalloprotease, with translation MEKFYFILIMLLCSVSVFSQTIQNSDSDMVFLDGKPDKKKSNENVINPKYVIIGNGNNVWEDRIITYFFDNGTPDISGDLEEDGVRDAFDIWQAETDIAFLEVCNANNADIVISWRSWNHGDGAPFDGPNGVYAHALIGETTNPLAGDIHFDESEDWTIAETSNDNQPMDLVTFAAHEIGHAIGLDHSNVNTALMAGGHALWIQNGSHRFLTQDDIAGIQNLYGLPNSGELVDGPDALCSSGSYTIQDVPAGISVAWTVSPSHIFTNSSGTGTTANLNLVNPMTVSGTATLTYTLQGTGCANTEITREIQVGPEYPDFDFYQYPTCVSPNQVVTVVANITQVDYDWTVNGGTILSGQGTQSIDINVGSSGYISVHCNVSNGPDACEGPRGTVSLYPMACFGIEDNSVTAYPNPVNDILHLRSETEENIKGEILVMDSQNTLRKSISVDSCEVTIDVSDLQPGIYHVTYSIGDRYQVKKIKIE, from the coding sequence ATGGAAAAGTTTTACTTTATTCTCATCATGCTTTTATGCTCGGTTAGTGTATTCAGCCAAACCATTCAGAATTCTGATTCTGATATGGTCTTTCTTGATGGGAAGCCGGATAAAAAGAAATCCAACGAAAACGTCATAAATCCTAAATATGTTATTATTGGAAATGGGAATAATGTATGGGAAGACCGAATTATTACGTATTTTTTTGATAATGGGACCCCAGATATTAGCGGGGATCTTGAAGAAGATGGGGTAAGAGATGCATTTGATATATGGCAAGCAGAAACTGATATAGCTTTTTTAGAGGTATGTAATGCTAACAATGCAGACATAGTTATTTCTTGGAGATCGTGGAACCATGGAGATGGGGCTCCATTTGATGGACCTAATGGGGTGTATGCTCACGCACTTATTGGTGAAACCACTAACCCCCTTGCTGGAGATATACATTTTGATGAAAGCGAAGATTGGACCATAGCTGAAACAAGTAATGATAACCAACCTATGGATTTGGTTACTTTTGCTGCCCATGAAATCGGCCATGCCATAGGTTTGGATCATTCTAATGTAAATACTGCATTGATGGCAGGTGGTCATGCTCTTTGGATACAAAATGGGTCTCATCGGTTTTTGACACAAGATGATATAGCTGGGATACAAAATCTTTATGGTTTACCTAATAGTGGGGAATTGGTTGATGGCCCTGATGCTCTTTGTTCCAGCGGGTCATATACGATTCAGGATGTACCAGCTGGTATATCAGTTGCATGGACGGTCAGCCCATCCCATATTTTCACAAATAGTTCCGGCACAGGAACAACAGCAAACCTAAATCTTGTAAATCCTATGACTGTTTCAGGGACGGCTACCTTGACCTATACCTTACAGGGAACGGGATGTGCTAATACGGAAATTACCAGGGAAATCCAAGTAGGACCGGAATATCCAGACTTTGATTTCTATCAATATCCTACTTGTGTTAGCCCAAACCAAGTAGTTACCGTTGTTGCCAATATCACTCAAGTGGATTATGACTGGACGGTCAATGGCGGCACCATTCTAAGTGGACAGGGCACACAGTCCATAGATATTAATGTGGGCAGCAGCGGTTACATTTCCGTGCATTGCAATGTTTCCAATGGTCCTGATGCCTGCGAGGGACCAAGGGGCACCGTCTCCCTCTATCCTATGGCCTGTTTTGGGATTGAGGACAACAGTGTGACTGCCTATCCCAATCCTGTCAATGATATACTTCATCTCAGGAGTGAAACTGAAGAAAATATCAAAGGGGAAATTCTAGTTATGGATTCCCAAAATACTCTGCGAAAGAGCATTTCAGTAGACAGCTGTGAAGTTACCATAGATGTTTCCGATCTTCAGCCCGGTATTTATCATGTGACTTATTCCATCGGTGACAGGTATCAAGTGAAAAAAATTAAAATAGAATAG